A window of Podospora bellae-mahoneyi strain CBS 112042 chromosome 1 map unlocalized CBS112042p_1.3, whole genome shotgun sequence genomic DNA:
GCTCCCATGGCAGCAACTGTGGACCCGGCCTCACAATAGATGATGAGAGACGTCCGGCCGGAAAGGCATAAAGGGCTGGCTCCCCTCTGTGTCCTGGAGCTGTTGAACTCTTCACTTCTCCAACCAGCTCAAGCATCACAGAGGAAAGCGCCAGATTCCACTTCTAGCAACTCAAAAGCCTTCTCAGAGCAATCTTTACGTtctcctcaaccgccaaTATGAAGTTCCTtgccctctcccttctcgccacctccgccgccgccatcgaccTACACCTCGAGTTCGCAGGCGGCTGCTCAACTTCAGGAGGCGGCTACATCTGCCAGAACTGGAACCCCAACACTTGCTGCACCGTTAACGCGGGAACCTTTTTTAACAGCGGCAGCTTCAGAGCCATCCCGCCCCAGTGGAACATCCAGGCGCGCGGGCACGCCCCCACCAGGTGCGGCACCGTTCGCCAGCAGGAGGACAGCCGCGGCCGCGACTACGTCTGCCTGGGCAACGGGCCCTTTGGCGGGCTGGGGTACGGATTCAACAACAGGAAGATGATTCGGGGCGCGACGGTGCAGGAGAATGAGGAGACAGAGTGCGTGCAGCCGAATGTGATGTACCTGGCTGATGGGACGCAATACAACTACACGGCTATTGTCGAGGCCAAGCTGGACACCGTGGAGCTCAATGAGATTGCCAAAGCTGGCGTGTCGGCGGCGGACATCCCGGAGAGTTTCGAGGCTTTCAAGATCGTGCAGTAGATGTTGGGATGACGGCAGATCTTGAGACACCTGTCAGGATTCTAAGAGACGGAGCGGGTTGATGCTTGGTGTGGCGGGTTGGCGATGTGCCTCCTTCCTTTGGTTCATTACTTTCGTTCATTACTTTCATATGCTCATCTTGCCCGGGTGTGCATTTCTCTTGCCGTGGGCCCCGGCCGCCCGACCTGTGGGCGTTAAACAACAAATAGACTCTCATTTCGAGAGAAATCCAATCTGGTTTCTTAGAAAGAATTACTGCCAAAATCTGAGAAAAATTTCTTCTTCATTTGTGCATTCACACCCCTAAGTCTTCCAATGAACATGAAGCATATAAGCGCCGACAGAAAATACAAACCGAAAATAAAACGGGCTGTAGAGAATATAGGTACTTCTGTACATCGAGCATGACTTTTCAGGGTCTCACCTGGCCGATGGGGCCAGCCATGACACCAGTCACCTGTTTCCTCCTGTTGAAAAGATCAACAACCACGGATCCATAGTATCACAGGTTGAAGCGCTTACAACTGGAGCGTGAGAAGTTGCAGGGCGGGTAATGTATTCATTAAGCTGCAGATGTTCGATGTTCCGTTCAAAGTTTGGTCGGGCTACGCCCAACCCCTGATCACCCCAATAACTCTCTTCTGCCCGTCTTATGATACCCCTGAAATTACCACCCTGACTACCATGATATTCAACAGAACTAGCCAGTGTAGATAattccgcagtatgcaattcacaTAGTGAGTTTTTAAGGCCAAGCTCGTATTGCTCGTGAGGCTGCAAGGAGCCGTTGGGGACGATGGAGGTGGCCGATGGGAGCGATGTGGGCATAGAATTAATAATATCAAGATTGCTGGACAATTCCGAATTCTTTTTGCGAAGTTCAAAGatcttcctccttcccgcCCGGAAATCAATATGGAAATCACCAGACCCTGCACACTAAGAATTGCAAACCCGCCCAGCCGCTATcgtccaccatcttcactCAACAACTCAATTTCTCGAGTCACAGCCTTCAACACTTCCTGGCACCGTATATATAAAGATTTTGCTTCATGTTTTTTGCCCTGTTAAACTTGAAACTTTGCAAAATCTTCCATATTCTCGACAGAATCAATATTAGGAGTGATATTCTCTGCTGTTGCCTTTTTATATCCCTGTACCAAACACCGATACAAAGTCTCTGCTTCTTGAACCCGACCCTGATCTCGATAGAGATTACCTAGGTTGTTGGTAGTAATAAGTGTTGATGGGTGGTCTGGGCCAAATGCCTTCTCTCCGCCCTGCAGTGCACGCTCATACATGGCCTCTGCTTCCTTAAGCCGGCCTTGATTCCAATCAACAAGGCCCAGATTGTTAATAATATCAAGTATTAATGGGGGGTCTGGCCCAAGTGCCTTCTCTTCGCCCTGCAGTGCGCGTTTGTACATAACCTCTGCCTCTTGAAATAGGGCCATGTTTCTAAACAGGTCGCCTAGTCCTTTTAAAGTCCACTCTTCTCCTTTAGCAATTGGTCTTCCGTTTAAGATCGTTGTTGAACAAAATGCTGCACGCCCTAGAAGCCGCCGTTGTAGTGTATAGTACTTCTGTTCGGTGTCCTTTGGTATCTTTGAGCTTACGCATATTATTGCGAGCTGTGCCAAATCATTGCTCTCTGTCTCGTTCAACACGTGTCTCGTCCAGGCGTGCACACAACTATGCATGCTATACCCACGCGATTCTGTATATTCTGTTGGCGACATATCAGGCTCAGCTAGGCCATAATCACACAAGACACGTATTGCTTTATTGAATTCGATTATATCGTGTGTCATTTCCTGAAACCAGGTTGGTCCTCGTGGTCGGCCTTCTTGAAGCAGCTCTAACCACAGATCCTTGTGGTCAAAGTAGGCCCATATTTGCAATAGCATTGCAGATGCTGTGTTTTGCCGCTCAATCTGGGTGTATGAGATATCCCATGTCGAGTAGAGGGCCCGGTCGTACGAGAGGAGCGACGGCGTGGTGATGTGCAGACGTCGCCATGACTTCTTATATAACTGAAGATATTCGGCACATGTTGTAGGCATGTTATGGAGATAAGCCCCAGCAGTCGAAAGGGCAAGTGGCAGCCCGTCTAGCTCTTGCGCAAACTCGGTAGCAGCAGCGTCTATAAACAATGGTTAGTTGGCTTTCTTGACCCCTCATCTGACTTTCAACTTCTTTAGTGGCACGTGGGAACCGAGATCGACCCTTAATGCTCATGTCGTGATGAGGATAGCGCTATGGTAAACATCCGGGAAGAATGGGCGTATATCATAACCTGCCGAGGCGGCTTCTTGATCCCCATCCAACTCATTCTCCAACATGTGGTTGTCATAATTGTCATAGATGATGAGCCAATTGCTGTTCCCTCGATTGTCAGACCACCGTTTAACCGTCCGTACGGTCTCGTCAAGATCTCGACCCTCTGAAGCCTTCTTAATGTAGacaagggaggggagggataCGCTGACAAGATACGATCGGCTATCCATAAATATCCTTGTTTAAGGATACCTCGTCTCAAGCATTTACCCGGAAGACTGCAGAATAATCGTTCCGATGCTGCTTTGCATAGGCCACGGCGAGCTATGTCTTTCCCATGCCGCCGAGGCCATGTACCACTGCTATCCGCTGTTCGGGGCCTTTGCCAAGTATGTTGTGTAGTTAAACCAGTTCCTCTCCCCTTCCGACGAAATGCGTTACTTGGGCAACTCGAGACAGACTGAAACCGATGGTGAATGTGACATTATTGGGGGCATTCATATATGCTAATTATGAGTTAATATTTATGATAAACCGGAAACTGCGATCTAAGACTACTACCCTCGTTAGATCTTTTCTCTGCCTCCCAGCGCTGCGGAATCTGCTTGATAGCGTCATTTGCCATGTCCTTGAGGTGTCCTGATACTGTCTTGTATCCGCTGTCTTCCCTTGATGTGTATTTAACCATGTTGTGATGGTTGGAATGGATTGCGACTGGCTCTGCATTAGTCTGGCCAGGCACAACGGCTGAAGCACGTGGCACCACCTGTAACCATTAGGTACTGTTGATATGCACGGTCAGAAGTAATGATTGATACTGCATACCATGAGAGACTGGCCGAGGGCAGTTGGAGTCTGGTACTCTTCATAGGCGAATTCGGTTATAAATTGATCGCTGATCAGGCCATACTGACCCAATTGTTGCTGGAGGACAATTAATCGGCACCCTTGAGCTATGGCAGGAACGGTAATCTTTGCGGTGTTGGGGACCTGGACATATCTATGGCAGCTAAAAAGCCTTATTCTTATAGACTGAAAACTTGATGCCTCCATGGCAGACCCAATCTGACGCCATGAGCCAGTATTCCATCTAATGTCCTCTTAGgccatctcccaccctcGAAGGACACCGACACGTACCATTTACCGAGTGGCACCATCAATGACACCAACAACTGACACTTCCAGTGCAGAGCCCCACAGTGCTTACCAGGGCACGGCCACAATGAGGTGCCGTGCGATGGGAAGAATTTTGACAAGTTGACCATGAACAGAGCATGCGGAGGCTAACCCGGAAGATAAACCCAGGGATATGTCTGCAAGGACAGTCGACACCCAAACTTCTCAAGCTCTGATCACTTCTGCAAGAAATACACCAGCGCTCCCTCCCTCTGAGCCTGATCTCTCGAGTACTTGACTTGGTGCACCAGTTTTCCGCCGTTGTCCTTCAAAGAAATGACCCCTCCCTTGTTACCCAACGCCACCCCGGGCACAGCAATCCCCTTCTTGCTCTGCACTGCCAAAGACACTCCTTTCAAGACATGACTTTGCCCCGATCCATTCACAATCCTCCAACCCTCCAAGTCCACCGTCGTCACAGAACGATTAAGCAAGTACAccgtctccccatctcccctgGTAGGCTGCTGGTCCGGTCCATGAGGATTGACCAACGCAGCCTCAATCTTGATCCCATCTCCTACAATCGGCTCCGgctcttcctcatcaccctcaccaggCTGCTTTCCTCCACCCAGCAACTTGGCAAACGTGTCGCCAACCGGCATGCCCTGCTCATCAGTCTTGTACGTCTGCACGGCAAACGCAAGAAATATGCCCTCCCAATGACCATCAGGAAAGGCCAGGATGATTCCGCCGTCTTGAAAAATTCCAttgtccttcttccactGTCCCGAGTTCCCTTGATTCATGTGGATATCATGAATCCCGGTCTTGTCATTGTACGGCTCGCCAAACAGGTAAATGTCCGCCTTTTGTACGACAGCTTGGTTCAGGATTGGGTTGAGATAGTCGAGGATGTTGTGGCTCGTTCCGGGCGTGTTGTGTGAGAGAAGAATGCCATCTTGGGGGCGGAAGAGGTTCAGGCGGAGGAAGTCAAGGCCCAGGCTGCCGGTTTCGAGTGTGCCCTTCTGGGGTGGAAACCCCGTGGGAGGGcctggagggaggggtaaAGGTTGCTGAGACTGGCTGGAGGTCGCGGATGACCCAGTAGACGAGGCGGGAGTCGGAAGACTTGCTTTCGATGTTGACTGCTGCGTCTAGGcgggtggaggtggtgtctgAAAAGGTGATGTGGCCGTGACCGGGCTTAGCGGTCCCGTCCCACTTGGTGGGGGTGCCTTTCAGATGCCGTAGCCTTTGAGGGGCATTTTGGGGTGATAGGTTGGGAAAATAGGTACTGGTTCGAATTTGGCGGGCTGTGGAGAGACTTTCGGTCTGGAAGATCTGGATGCGGGCGAGGGGAGAGGGTAAACTGAATCCCGCCCCTCAGTGCAAGGCGCAGCTGCCTCCTTTATACATTTTTTGACTTTCATGTAAGTCACAAGGCACAATCACATGTGCGTGGCGGGAGGAACTCAACCTTCCACCGAATTGAATGGGAAGGCACCTTTGTCTCATCAGCGTGTTATCGGAATTGTTCCTCAGCCCTCTAAGGTGGCAGGGTCTGGACCCTCGCGTTCCGACCACTTGTATTACTTGTATCACATTCAATGCAACGCCACATATCAGAAAAACACTGGAAAATGTTACCGCGAACTCGGATCCCACACAATACTGTATTTGACCAAGAGCTGATGCTGTACCATCCTCTCAAATCCCCCAACCATGTACCGTCCGTACATACGCTTCCTATACGTTTATGGTGCTGCTCAATATCAACCCTCCTGTCTGTGACCAATATATCCCCACATCCATATCAATCCGGCCaccgcctcatcctccttgtcTGGCCTTAAGTGAGAATTTCCAGATCAAGAGCTCTTCTCTCGTCCCGAATTAAAATCAACCGCTCggccaactcctccttggtAAGTTCCATCCCAGCTCTGACCTGTTTGTCAATGTTCTCAATGACCTTGTCGTTCGTGAGCTCGTCCACATGTTCGCGCAGCTGCTCGCCCTCCAGGCGCACCCGAGCCATCAAGACAGTCTTGGAGAGTCTTGTCAGGTAGCTGGAATCGATGCTGATGCGCTTGTCGTAGCTGGCCTCGCCGGGGGGGGCAATAGTGATGCCTTGTTTGCTGGTGATCACGGAGGGCTGTTTTGCTGCGGTGCAGGGTGTTGCAGATCTTTCcgggccgccgccgagaactGGGAGAGTGCACTTGGGCAGGTCGAGCTCGTCCTCGGAGTTGAGCTTGCGGCAGCTACATGTCCAGCAGGCGTCAGTCCATCCGTACCGGGTACCTAGGTATCTAAAAGAAACCACTTACATTTTCTTATGATTGTACATGCTCCTAGCCCCAAGGGCCTTGCCACACCCTTCACAAGTGACTTTGGCTttgttgttggccatggTTACTGTTTCTTGGTTCTTTGCTGTGTGAGGTGCGTTTTGATCTTTGGGAACTGGCTGTTGATCGTCGGGAagcggtggttgttgatcgTCAGGAAGTGGTGACAAGCGCAGCCTTTTCTCCTGGCCAACAGTTTGCTGACCCACATATTGTGAATAGGGTGGGTCTTGTTTTAGTTGCTCACCATTCACCAGAGCTTGCTGGTAGTGAATATCAAGTCCCAGGTATTGTCGTTGGTCTGAATGGTGTGGTTTCTCCTGGACTTGACCCGCTTGCGAACTCAGGAGGTGGGTCTCATCTTGAAGAAGTGGGACAAGGCCTTCAATCGGGAAGTGTCGGTAAAACAACAAGTCAGCGGGCGTGGGGTCGATTGGCTCATCGTTCGTGGGCGCTACTCCCAAGGCGTCGCAGGGGTCAACAAGAACCAAGGGATACATGTTGTAGAAGAGATCGTAGTCAGGATCGCAGTCAGGATCATGGTGAGGAGCATAGCTAAATCGCAAAACATCAGTATAGGTCTCGAGCTCCAGTCATACTGCAACTAATGTAGCCGTCAAGGTCTGCTGATACATACTTGTAATTCTCATCTCCACCTGGATTCATCCTTGGTGGCAGGTGGTCAGAATATGACAACTCTGAGAGGATTCGAGGCTTCGAAGTGTAGCCGTGTAGGTACCCCCAAAAGCAGCCTTCAATGATGACCGGCCGACGCCTCAAGCACAAAGAGGGACTGTTTTTGAACTCTCCAACACTGGTAGCTTGATAAGTTGTGATAGAAGAGTGAAAGGTTGACGGACAGGGCGCAGGCATATTGGACTAGACAAAGAGATTGTCAAACTGTTGAACAGGATGAAAGAAATTCAGTGAAGGATTTAAGGTGACTTGATATCGCCGGCTGTGAAAGAAGACATTGCCGGTGGCCATCCTAGCCTCGACGTGGGCAAAGTTTGGTGTCAACCAGTGTATCAACACCGAGGGCTACCAATTCACAGCACAGTTGCAAACGCACAACAAAACGACATGCCATCTGAAAGCACATTGTTTATCAACAAACAAACGCATAGCCACCTTTATATTTGCCAATATCTAAAATGACAGCATAATCAGATGCTGGACAAAAACTTGGCAACCCTCTCGGCAAGCCACTTTTGGGCTTCAGAAGAGGATACAACATGATCAGCATCAGGAATGAACCCCGAGAGCTCACTTACCACCCCCTTAGGGGCCGCCGTACTCCACctttccaacaacagctgctTGTCGACCGATGCCGGGACCATCTCATCCTTCTCAGCAGGCAAGatcaacaatggcttgttCACCCTGCCAAATTTGTCTGCGAGAACCTCATCTGAAATGTCTGAAGCGAAGTAGTCTTCGGCGCCACTGTAACTTGATGAGCATCTTACACCAAATGATACATAAAAGAATAAATACACTTACCCAGTGGCAGCAAAGCTCCACCATCTCGCCGCCGTGACTGGCGTTGCAAAAAAAGGAACATGCTTCTTTGGCATGGTAACACACTCCTTTCCTTGGTCTATCAACTCTTTCGCCACAGCCAAGCTCTCAGCCAGTGCCTCGGACGACCAGAGGGTGTTGGCAGCCTCTCTGTCCGAGACAGGAGATGTCAAGATGTACCCATCAACACGCGGAGGCTGACTAGAATGGTTGTTGTACTCGAGGGCACCCTGACATCCAGTACTAGCGCCCATCAGAACGATCCTTTTAATCTTGAGGTCCTCACGAAGGTAGCGGACGAGTCGTGTGAGGTCCTGGACGTCGTTGTCAAGGGAGGAATACCCCCATCCAGAGTAGGAGCTTCGCATACGCAGCTCCCAGATGGAGTACTCAGAAGGGAGAGCGGCCTGCAGATGTGTAAGATCTGTTGTGTGGGGCCCAGCTGTCAGGCCATGGATGAAGACTAGGGcgttgggagaggagaaagGTTCGGATTCATACGCGGTAAGGCTGGGACTGTGGGAGCTGTCAGTGGGCTCGGACGTGAGTGGGTGAACGACGACTTTGAAGGGGGCCATTGTCAGAAGATTCAAAGGGCTATGGTTTGTGATACTCCACGTATCCAGAAGACATTCCGAGCGAAGTCTTCGCGAAGCCTATATATCCTCAAAAGCCGTCGTGTAGGAGATTGTCAGATACGAATACGAATACGACAAAATACCCGAACGCGAGAGAAACGGCCTTGTTACTTATGTCTGCAAGGGCTGCTGGCTGTTATTAGTATTATCCTCAGCACCAGCTGTCCAATTACCTTTTGCTGGTGGATATCGAAGTTCACCGCGACTCGGGAAAAAGTGGCCTTGACTTTATTACAGGTTTTGCACGTGACCAGGCGTGGTCTCATGAGGTGCAGGATTGGCCAGccgggaggttgatgtttggCGGCAAATTCCGGCTTGCTGATTCTGCGAGTTTGATGCAAACGTGACTGACAGGGACAGTTCAAAGTTTAAAGTTGCTTCTTGTTTCCAGGATAGTTACCGCTCTTTCCACAACTTTATCACACTGGCGCCATGTGGCTGACAGGAGGGGGGTCAGTAACCCCACACAGGACGACTTGTCAACTGCAAACAGGCCCTTGCGCCTTCTTTCATCAGATCAACCACCCCGACATGATGGTCGTGCAGCTGATCAAATCTTGGTCATCCTCCGTCCATAACTCGACGCTGTTTCGGTAGTCACGCAAGCCAGTGCTTCCAACAATGCCATCACACGCTACGCAAGGCGGGAAGCCATTTGGCACCCAGCGTCTGTATAACATAGCCAATCAGCATGCCTTGGTAATCGACTTCCCAGCTGTATACATCgcaggtacctacctacctaccttgcaGTCAACATTTTGTCACCAGTATGGAGTTACTGCAGACGTCAGTAGGAACCCCGCCCCACTCATACTGGCAGAGCATCTTTCCTGACCTTTCCTAACAGCGATGACCTCGTACTAGCGCGGTGGACATTGGCAAAGGGTCTCTTGGAGCAAGGCCTAACCCCTGGCGACATTCAACTCATCCGGGGACTTGATCGGGGCGTACGGCAGACCGTGCAGTTCCGAGTAACACCCAGGGTTCATCACTGTCAGAAGAGGATTTGACTGGAATCTTGCTGCAGTGGGCGAGTCTGCGCTTCACCTCGAGCAGTAAGAGCCAGGAGTTAATCTTTCGCTTGTCGAGAATCTGGCGAAGCTAGTGCTACATGTACGCTCGCCCCTATGATATACTGTTAAGCACCCAACCACCTAGACTGGTCGCTAATAAAATTTGTTAGATCATACGCCACAACTCTCTTGCGGTAGCTCCTATTCTCTCAGCACTCCATATATTTTTCGACACACTTGAATCCTGTCGTAAAATGTCAGGAGACGTCACCTGATCAGCCCAGAGATGCGAAGGTCATACCTTCAATGTGTCATCAATGTAGTCAGCTTTCTCAGAGAGGTCCTGACATATATCGGGCCGGAATCCTCCCAATCGGTCCAAAGAACACTTTCCCCTACAAGTAAGAGTACTGCCACTTTTGGCCAAGAAATGCTGGCATGTTGCGCATCTGATGGACATTCTTCTTCAGTTGACGGCTCTGAGACACTCCCTgtcaacaaaccaacaagTCGTACCCACAAGATGCTTATCGAATAACCTCACACCTTTTCGAGACGGACCACAGAGCTCTGTGGCACTGTCAGACGCAGATGCAGAACTCCCCTGTTTCGTTTTGCAATCCACCAGACTTAGGTACATGTTTGAGATTCCCAGCGCCATGGAAACGCTGGAGCAACACTTCAGAAAGCCTGACACactcaaaaaaaaaaaaccggcGCAGAACACCTTCGTGCCCTAACAATCACAAATGATGCCACTGCCAGTAGGAAGAGCATGATGACCCTTCAGTATGCCGACATGCTTCGTGCCCAAGAAGAGGTGGATGCAATATTCTGGATCCCAGAGGGTAACGTAGCCGATGTTCTCTCTCAAACCTTCGGACACTATGGCGGTTCATCTCTGTCTTCCCGACGCAAAGCCGGGAGACTTCAAAACCAGCGGCAGCATGTTCTTGAACCTGGTCAACAAATACGGGTAAGTAAGACCTCTCTTTCGTTGTTGGATAGTTGCTAATATTGAGGCAAAATGTGATATGTTAGAGTGCCGCTGGCTAATAGTATATGATAATGCGGACAGCGGTAGACTGGTGTACCGGTTTCTTCCCAACAGATGCGGCGGTCATGGacaaatcatcatcacatcagACTCCTTTTAACCTGCCTGCTTCGCATATACTGACACCATTCTCCATGTTGATTTGAGCGCAGTCTCCTACGCAGCCACCTTTCGAGCTCTGTTGGAACAGAATCGCAATAAAAGCAATTTTGACCGGCTGAGTGATGAAAGAATTACAACACTGGTTGATTTTGTTTGCAGTAAACTGTCGGCTGACTGCAGCCGTATCCCAAAGCTTGTCGGTATGCTCGGTCGGGGCGTTTTTGACATGTCCGACATGGAGAGCCGTTTGGAACACTCCTCACTTCCTCGCTCCTCTTCTGAAAGTTTGTCAGAAACagttttggggttggcgttTGAGTCTTTGAGTTCACAGTGCCGCACAATCCTAAAGATCATGTCGGTGATAGAACCGACCTGCATACCCAAGGAGCTGTTTGACCCCGTCTGTCTCCTGGAACCTCATCCATTGCTCAGCATTCAAATGGACGAGAAATGGTAAGAAACGCTATGCAGACATCTCAGATATCTTTATGGACGAGTTACTAACACCGGCTCTACCGACAGTCTGCTGGCATCGTTAGAGAACCTTGTCGCCTGCACGCTGATAGATAGCGATGAGGATCTGCAATGCTTTTGTGTCGACAATATGGTTGCCCAAAATATCCTCAAGGGCTTACTAACAACATCGGAAAAGCACACCGCGTTGAGCAATGCAGCAATTTTGCTCTCTATCGCCTTTCCTGAATGCCCTAGGGACAGGCGTCTGTACCCAGACCATCAGGATGGCTGTGCAAAATATCTAAAGCATGCCCTGACCCTGCGTTGGTTATTGACGAGAGAGTattccaacaacaaggaTATGAATGTCGTCACGATGAAAGATTTGTATCGGTTGATAAGCCTCGTCGAACAGTGAGCTTCCGTCACTATCTATCTTACTTATCCTGTCGTACATGACAAAGCTGATCAGTCGTCAATTGTCTTGGCAAATAGATATGTCTTCAAGATCGGAGCATATAGTACGGTAGACTGGGACCCTGATGCTTTCCTGCCAATAATCAGGCAGGGACACGATGACAATCTTGGCAATAGACGTCCCCTGGACAGCCTTCAGAGGTCAAAACGATGTGTTACGCCGGCTATGCAAAACTCGCTCTTGGTGAACCGGATGCGGCGGATCCCCTTTGCGCATCTCATCTCAATCACTCTAATGACTACTCAGAGGCCGAGGGTGAGTGGACAGACGACCTGTACCATAAAGCAATTGCACTCGCGGACATGGCATTGATTTACTCGTCTATCTGCGTCACGCAGCGGGATATCGACAATACGTTGGATTGGTTCCAAGCGGCGATGGAAACCTACCGGATTGGGTATAAAGGTGCCGGAGAGTTGAGACAGAGATAACACTCACTGACGAGGACATCATGACGTGGGCCGAGAAGGTCGAGACACCTCAACCTTTAATCACAGAGGGTTATCTCTTTTCATCGACAGCAGAGGGGCCATCCGCTGATGAATTAACAACTTCCATGGACCTTGGACAGGATGATTCTTAGCATTGGGAGGTTATTGTTGCCCAGAACCAGACACGTTCTCACACATGCACAGGAAATGCCAGAGTGAGTAGGCCATACAGGGCAAGAGCACACTCGCAAATCCagatgatgctgaggaagaagacgacatTC
This region includes:
- a CDS encoding uncharacterized protein (EggNog:ENOG503NYQ3; COG:Z); protein product: MEASSFQSIRIRLFSCHRYVQVPNTAKITVPAIAQGCRLIVLQQQLGQYGLISDQFITEFAYEEYQTPTALGQSLMVVPRASAVVPGQTNAEPVAIHSNHHNMVKYTSREDSGYKTVSGHLKDMANDAIKQIPQRWEAEKRSNEGSSLRSQFPVYHKY
- a CDS encoding uncharacterized protein (EggNog:ENOG503P2CK; COG:S), coding for MMTLQYADMLRAQEEVDAIFWIPEGNVADVLSQTFGHYGGSSLSSRRKAGRLQNQRQHVLEPGQQIRYMIMRTAVDWCTGFFPTDAAVMDKSSSHQTPFNLPASHILTPFSIAVSYAATFRALLEQNRNKSNFDRLSDERITTLVDFVCSKLSADCSRIPKLVGMLGRGVFDMSDMESRLEHSSLPRSSSESLSETVLGLAFESLSSQCRTILKIMSVIEPTCIPKELFDPVCLLEPHPLLSIQMDEKCLLASLENLVACTLIDSDEDLQCFCVDNMVAQNILKGLLTTSEKHTALSNAAILLSIAFPECPRDRRLYPDHQDGCAKYLKHALTLRWLLTREYSNNKDMNVVTMKDLYRLISLVEQ
- a CDS encoding uncharacterized protein (EggNog:ENOG503P03V; COG:S), translated to MAPFKVVVHPLTSEPTDSSHSPSLTAYESEPFSSPNALVFIHGLTAGPHTTDLTHLQAALPSEYSIWELRMRSSYSGWGYSSLDNDVQDLTRLVRYLREDLKIKRIVLMGASTGCQGALEYNNHSSQPPRVDGYILTSPVSDREAANTLWSSEALAESLAVAKELIDQGKECVTMPKKHVPFFATPVTAARWWSFAATGGAEDYFASDISDEVLADKFGRVNKPLLILPAEKDEMVPASVDKQLLLERWSTAAPKGVVSELSGFIPDADHVVSSSEAQKWLAERVAKFLSSI
- a CDS encoding uncharacterized protein (EggNog:ENOG50; COG:S): MKFLALSLLATSAAAIDLHLEFAGGCSTSGGGYICQNWNPNTCCTVNAGTFFNSGSFRAIPPQWNIQARGHAPTRCGTVRQQEDSRGRDYVCLGNGPFGGLGYGFNNRKMIRGATVQENEETECVQPNVMYLADGTQYNYTAIVEAKLDTVELNEIAKAGVSAADIPESFEAFKIVQ
- a CDS encoding uncharacterized protein (EggNog:ENOG503P6A6; COG:S) yields the protein MNPGGDENYNYAPHHDPDCDPDYDLFYNMYPLVLVDPCDALGVAPTNDEPIDPTPADLLFYRHFPIEGLVPLLQDETHLLSSQAGQVQEKPHHSDQRQYLGLDIHYQQALVNGEQLKQDPPYSQYVGQQTVGQEKRLRLSPLPDDQQPPLPDDQQPVPKDQNAPHTAKNQETVTMANNKAKVTCEGCGKALGARSMYNHKKICRKLNSEDELDLPKCTLPVLGGGPERSATPCTAAKQPSVITSKQGITIAPPGEASYDKRISIDSSYLTRLSKTVLMARVRLEGEQLREHVDELTNDKVIENIDKQTQQSTSKASLPTPASSTGSSATSSQSQQPLPLPPGPPTGFPPQKGTLETGSLGLDFLRLNLFRPQDGILLSHNTPGTSHNILDYLNPILNQAVVQKADIYLFGEPYNDKTGIHDIHMNQGNSGQWKKDNGIFQDGGIILAFPDGHWEGIFLAFAVQTYKTDEQGMPVGDTFAKLLGGGKQPGEGDEEEPEPIVGDGIKIEAALVNPHGPDQQPTRGDGETVYLLNRSVTTVDLEGWRIVNGSGQSHVLKGVSLAVQSKKGIAVPGVALGNKGGVISLKDNGGKLVHQVKYSRDQAQREGALVYFLQK